One region of Miscanthus floridulus cultivar M001 chromosome 19, ASM1932011v1, whole genome shotgun sequence genomic DNA includes:
- the LOC136527261 gene encoding uncharacterized protein: MDESWRCTMGSVLPRQSSDQHGGGGHQSLDPDDFRDVYGGPPRTVLLRSFGGEAVDYHSPTGHQYTSYGGAEAFCRRPYADGRAAAVPTEQGFFDDIFGARRHMRSRSRSKSKSSSAVSSDEFPSAGFCRPVATGGGRADATLSSFTSRLRPVTIPSRRYDSSPPSSTSTRGEYQSSFTCSTAAYPAARYYYGGDAKAAGSRSNHSRAGGGGSAAATRHHRNHRGGSSFCCFTSNPETSSNAPSFRQAARGARSPAAETTITDYSGADYGYYYSPPSATSSSLFTNPLARTPRRLEEVVMEVRERAPLLMDDGGDIDSVGAAAVDEAIAWAKERFWSQAR; the protein is encoded by the exons ATGGACGAGTCGTGGAGGTGCACGATGGGCTCGGTGCTGCCGCGGCAGTCGTCGGaccagcacggcggcggcggccaccagAGCCTGGACCCCGATGACTTCCGGGACGTGTACGGCGGGCCGCCTCGCACCGTGCTCCTCCGCAGCTTCGGCGGCGAGGCGGTTGACTACCACTCCCCGACGGGTCACCAGTACACGAGCTACGGCGGCGCCGAAGCCTTCTGTCGCCGGCCCTACGCCGACGGGCGCGCGGCGGCCGTGCCCACGGAGCAGGGCTTCTTTGACGACATCTTCGGTGCCCGTCGTCACATGAGGTCGAGGTCCAGGTCCAAGTCCAAGTCATCGTCGGCGGTCAGCTCCGACGAGTTTCCCTCCGCCGGCTTCTGCCGGCCGGTAGCCACCGGCGGCGGCCGCGCCGACGCCACGCTCTCCTCGTTCACATCTAGGCTCAG GCCGGTGACGATCCCTTCGCGGCGGTACGACTCGTCGCCGCCGTCATCGACGTCGACGAGAGGGGAGTACCAGAGCAGCTTCACGTGCTCGACGGCCGCGTACCCGGCAGCTCGCTACTACTACGGCGGCGACGCCAAGGCCGCCGGCAGCAGGTCGAACCACAGcagagccggcggcggcgggtcgGCGGCGGCAACGCGCCACCACCGGAACCACCGCGGGGGCAGCAGCTTCTGTTGCTTCACGTCGAACCCGGAGACCAGCAGCAACGCGCCGAGCTTCCGGCAGGCCGCACGCGGGGCGCGGTCGCCGGCCGCCGAGACCACCATCACCGACTACTCCGGCGCCGACTACGGGTACTACTACTCGCCGCCGTCCGCCACGTCGTCGTCGCTCTTCACGAACCCGCTGGCGAGGACGCCGCGGCGGCTGGAGGAGGTGGTGATGGAGGTGAGGGAGCGGGCGCCGCTGCTGATGGACGACGGCGGCGACATCGACAGCGTCGGCGCCGCCGCGGTGGATGAGGCGATTGCATGGGCCAAAGAGAGATTCTGGAGCCAGGCGCGTTAA